In Streptomyces canus, one DNA window encodes the following:
- the sbnB gene encoding 2,3-diaminopropionate biosynthesis protein SbnB, with protein sequence MSTVGAPTFALVTGAQVQQALHGREPEIADLVEAVYRLHGAGDSVNPPSYFLRFPDRPSARIIALPASLGGPLRVDGLKWVSSFPENIRSGLPRASAVLILNDPETGYPFACLESSVISATRTASSAALAAGKLSAGRSRPTRVGFIGTGLIARYIHTHLTATGWEFEETGVHDLSAESAAGFRGYLERSGAPGKAVVHDTAESLVRSSELVVFATVAGAPHVHDPSWFGHHPLVLHVSLRDLDPEILLASANFVDDVEHCLKAETSPHLAERLSGSRDFIDGTLDDVLTGRVTVPTDRTVVFSPFGLGVLDLAVGRFVHDELARRGELHVVDGFFNELRRYG encoded by the coding sequence ATGAGCACCGTCGGCGCACCGACCTTCGCGCTCGTCACCGGCGCCCAGGTCCAACAGGCCCTGCACGGAAGGGAACCGGAGATCGCGGACCTCGTCGAGGCCGTCTACCGGCTGCACGGCGCGGGCGACTCGGTGAACCCTCCGTCGTACTTCCTGCGGTTCCCGGACCGCCCGTCGGCACGGATCATCGCGCTGCCCGCGTCACTGGGCGGACCGCTGAGGGTGGACGGCCTGAAGTGGGTCTCCAGTTTCCCGGAGAACATCAGGTCCGGGCTGCCGCGGGCGTCGGCGGTGCTGATCCTCAACGACCCCGAGACCGGCTACCCGTTCGCCTGCCTGGAGAGCTCGGTCATCAGCGCCACGCGCACCGCGTCGTCGGCGGCGCTGGCGGCCGGAAAGCTCAGCGCGGGCCGGAGCCGCCCCACCCGGGTGGGCTTCATCGGCACCGGGCTGATCGCCCGCTACATCCACACCCATCTCACCGCCACCGGCTGGGAGTTCGAGGAGACGGGCGTGCACGACCTGTCCGCCGAGAGCGCCGCCGGGTTCCGCGGCTATCTGGAGCGGTCCGGCGCACCGGGGAAGGCCGTCGTGCACGACACGGCCGAATCCCTCGTCCGCTCCAGCGAGCTGGTCGTGTTCGCCACCGTCGCCGGCGCACCGCACGTCCACGACCCGTCGTGGTTCGGCCATCACCCCCTGGTCCTGCATGTCTCCCTGCGCGATCTCGACCCGGAGATCCTGCTCGCGTCCGCCAACTTCGTCGACGACGTCGAGCACTGCCTCAAGGCCGAGACCTCCCCGCATCTGGCCGAACGGCTCTCGGGGAGCAGGGACTTCATCGACGGCACGCTCGACGACGTGCTGACCGGACGGGTGACCGTCCCGACGGACCGGACGGTGGTGTTCTCCCCCTTCGGCCTGGGGGTGCTCGACCTCGCCGTCGGCCGGTTCGTCCACGACGAACTGGCCCGGCGCGGCGAACTGCACGTCGTCGACGGGTTCTTCAACGAGCTGCGCCGGTACGGCTGA
- a CDS encoding YihY/virulence factor BrkB family protein — protein sequence MQAASESPQRPSGRLHRARVLYRNVSKRRTAWLLVKDTVNSCIEYRILGLAAEAAFFSLLSVPPLLLSLIGLLGYVDDWTGTDSISSLEANLLDAARTVLSSKGVREIAQPILDDVMKGGRPDVISVGFLFALWSGSRAVNVFIDTITVMYGLDGVRGIVKTRLVAFALFIAALLIGSVALPLMVAGPDAVVRIVPWSATVVQVLYWPVVIILSIAFLTTLYHLSVPVRSPWIEDVPGALVALAMWVLGSFLLRIYLQSTIEGATIYGSLAAAVAVLLWIGVSAFAVLVGAAMNAAIDRVWPAAATAAARAANERLREAQVAEYVARAAALHDTDTDPEDPDMPSEFPERWSRFLPPEDVTSRLRTHAKTTHPPQKPEDS from the coding sequence GTGCAGGCAGCAAGCGAATCCCCTCAGCGGCCCTCCGGCCGGCTCCACCGGGCCCGTGTCCTCTACCGGAACGTCTCGAAGCGCCGGACCGCCTGGCTGCTGGTCAAGGACACCGTCAACTCGTGCATCGAGTACCGCATCCTGGGGCTCGCCGCCGAGGCCGCGTTCTTCTCGCTGCTGTCCGTGCCACCGCTGCTGCTCAGCCTCATCGGACTGCTCGGCTACGTCGACGACTGGACCGGCACCGACAGCATCAGCAGCCTGGAGGCCAACCTCCTGGACGCCGCGCGCACGGTCCTGTCCTCCAAGGGGGTACGGGAGATCGCGCAGCCGATCCTCGACGACGTGATGAAGGGCGGCCGTCCCGACGTCATCTCGGTCGGCTTCCTGTTCGCCCTGTGGTCCGGGTCGCGCGCGGTGAACGTCTTCATCGACACCATCACCGTCATGTACGGCCTCGACGGCGTCCGCGGCATCGTCAAGACCCGGCTCGTGGCGTTCGCGCTGTTCATCGCGGCCCTGCTGATCGGCTCGGTGGCGCTGCCGCTGATGGTGGCGGGGCCGGACGCGGTGGTGCGGATCGTGCCCTGGTCGGCGACGGTGGTGCAGGTCCTGTACTGGCCCGTGGTGATCATCCTGTCCATCGCCTTCCTGACCACGCTCTACCACCTGTCGGTACCGGTGCGCTCACCGTGGATCGAGGACGTCCCCGGCGCGCTGGTGGCGCTGGCCATGTGGGTGCTGGGGAGCTTCCTGCTGAGGATCTACCTCCAGAGCACGATCGAGGGCGCGACGATCTACGGCTCGCTGGCCGCGGCCGTGGCGGTGCTCCTGTGGATCGGGGTGTCGGCCTTCGCGGTCCTGGTGGGCGCCGCGATGAACGCCGCGATCGACCGCGTATGGCCTGCCGCGGCCACGGCGGCGGCGCGCGCGGCGAACGAACGGCTGCGGGAGGCGCAGGTCGCGGAGTACGTCGCCCGGGCGGCCGCTCTCCACGACACCGACACCGACCCCGAGGACCCCGACATGCCCTCGGAGTTCCCGGAGAGGTGGTCGCGCTTCCTGCCGCCGGAGGATGTGACGTCGCGGCTGCGGACCCATGCGAAGACGACGCACCCGCCGCAGAAGCCGGAGGACTCCTGA
- a CDS encoding heparan-alpha-glucosaminide N-acetyltransferase domain-containing protein: MPVPYAPKHAVPRIVGVDVARGLALLGMFSVHVFGAFDADGSVTPAWMVAGGRSSATFAVTAGIGLAFTTGGRRPITGRPAAAAVAARAGVIALIGLLLGYASRAADLDVDVILAFYALLFLIAIPLLGLGPRTLAFLSLALALGAPFAVHALRGVLPEPAFDGDPTLQDVLTDPLGLVSDLLVHGDYPVLAWTAYLCAGLALGRMDLTSRTAAPRLFGGGLALAAVVWLVSSLVLFRYDGLRHLWRAEFPGASRAEALWDSPDGATWWALLSRAPHATTPFDMLLTLGSATAILGGALLLTRSALLARALTPLAAAGSMPLTLYVAHVLLLATGALSGSPGLLYAVMTTGALLFALSWRHVGRGPLETVVAGAARRCREAVTPTRSPEPVESPARLSKHIE, from the coding sequence ATGCCTGTTCCGTATGCGCCGAAGCATGCCGTGCCGCGAATCGTGGGGGTCGATGTGGCACGGGGCCTCGCCCTGCTCGGTATGTTCTCCGTTCACGTGTTCGGCGCGTTCGACGCGGACGGCTCGGTCACCCCCGCCTGGATGGTCGCGGGCGGCCGTTCCTCGGCGACGTTCGCCGTGACGGCCGGGATCGGCCTGGCCTTCACGACCGGCGGGCGGCGGCCGATCACCGGGCGGCCCGCGGCCGCCGCGGTGGCGGCACGGGCCGGTGTCATCGCGCTGATCGGGCTGCTGCTCGGCTACGCCTCGCGCGCGGCGGATCTGGACGTGGACGTGATCCTGGCGTTCTACGCCCTGTTGTTCCTGATCGCGATCCCGCTGCTGGGCCTCGGTCCGCGCACCTTGGCGTTCCTGTCCCTGGCCTTGGCCCTGGGCGCCCCGTTCGCCGTGCACGCGCTGCGGGGCGTGCTGCCGGAGCCCGCCTTCGACGGCGACCCGACCCTCCAGGACGTGCTCACCGACCCGCTCGGCCTGGTGTCGGACCTCCTGGTCCACGGCGACTACCCGGTCCTGGCCTGGACCGCCTATCTGTGCGCCGGACTCGCCCTCGGCCGGATGGACCTGACGTCACGAACGGCCGCACCCCGGCTCTTCGGCGGCGGTCTCGCGCTGGCGGCCGTCGTCTGGCTGGTGTCGTCCCTGGTCCTGTTCCGGTACGACGGGCTCCGGCACCTGTGGCGTGCGGAGTTTCCGGGCGCCTCCCGCGCCGAGGCGCTGTGGGACAGCCCCGACGGCGCGACTTGGTGGGCGCTGCTCTCCCGTGCGCCGCACGCGACCACGCCCTTCGACATGCTCCTCACCCTGGGCTCGGCGACGGCGATCCTCGGCGGCGCCCTGCTGCTGACCAGGAGCGCCCTCCTCGCGCGGGCGCTCACGCCGCTCGCGGCGGCGGGCAGCATGCCGCTGACCCTCTACGTCGCCCACGTGCTCCTTCTCGCCACCGGCGCACTCTCCGGCTCGCCCGGGCTCCTCTACGCCGTCATGACGACCGGAGCGCTCCTCTTCGCCCTCTCGTGGCGGCACGTCGGGCGTGGCCCGCTGGAAACGGTCGTCGCAGGCGCGGCCCGGCGGTGTCGCGAGGCCGTAACACCGACGCGGTCCCCGGAACCGGTGGAGAGCCCGGCCCGACTTAGCAAGCACATCGAATAG
- a CDS encoding Pls/PosA family non-ribosomal peptide synthetase: MVVNPGEITTVAPVDGTAQVFAEVLAGVVKTDQVPLDSHFFDDLGANSLVMAQFCARVRKRDDLPPVSMRDIYGHPTIRSLATALAEVPEAEPTPARPAEPPPPPGSTARYVLCGVLQFLVFAVYCLAAGIATAQGYSWISGGDGALSVYLRSLVFGGALFLAVCTLPVVAKWVLVGRWKETEFPVWGLAYVRFWTVKALLHANPMILFTGNPLYVLYLRALGARIGRGVTILSHSVPVCTDLLTVGAGTVIRKDALFLGYRAHGGRIRTGPVTLGRDVFVGEKTVLDIGTSIGDGGQLGHSSALYDGAAVPAGQRWHGSPARPTDVDHVRVPATRCGTARRAGYALVALLQTLLVYVPLGIGGAFLVMELVPALDPLLEPNAKELASAAFYAEALALSVALFAGFVVLGFLTVTVLPRLLNLTLKADRVYPLYGFHYSVQRAIARMTNVKFFKWLCGDSSYIVPYLRSLGYDLSHVEQTGSNFGTEVSHETPYLATVGSGTMVADGLSILNAEYSSTSFRLSRVAIGPRNFLGNHIAYPVGGRTGDNCLLATKVLVPLGGELREGVGLLGSPPFEIPRTVERDTRFDHFREGDELRRRLSGKNRSNARSMALFLFLRWLHWFLLTLLGFAAVDLQGGRSALGGLLIGGYLMAGLAVTVGYWALVERVITRFRPLTPRLCSIYDPYFWWHERLWKVPDEHLAVFNGTPFKSLVWRLLGVRIGRRVFDDGCYITERTLVAIGTDTTLGHHSKVQAHSQEDGTFKSDHIVIGDGCTVGAGALVHYGVAMGEGAVLGADAFLMKGEEMPAGAHWGGNPAVALRRA; the protein is encoded by the coding sequence GTGGTGGTAAATCCCGGCGAGATCACGACAGTCGCCCCGGTGGACGGCACCGCCCAGGTCTTCGCCGAGGTGCTGGCCGGGGTCGTGAAGACGGATCAAGTGCCCCTCGACAGCCATTTCTTCGACGATCTGGGTGCCAACTCCCTGGTCATGGCGCAGTTCTGTGCCCGGGTCAGGAAGCGGGACGATCTGCCGCCGGTGTCGATGAGGGACATCTACGGCCACCCGACGATCCGCAGTCTCGCCACGGCTCTCGCCGAGGTCCCGGAGGCCGAACCGACCCCCGCACGGCCGGCCGAACCACCTCCGCCGCCGGGCAGCACCGCCCGCTACGTCCTGTGCGGGGTCCTGCAGTTCCTCGTCTTCGCCGTGTACTGCCTCGCCGCGGGGATCGCCACCGCGCAGGGGTACTCCTGGATATCCGGTGGCGACGGCGCGCTCTCCGTCTACCTGCGCTCGCTGGTCTTCGGCGGCGCGCTGTTCCTGGCCGTCTGCACCCTGCCCGTGGTGGCGAAGTGGGTGCTGGTGGGCCGGTGGAAGGAGACGGAGTTCCCGGTGTGGGGCCTCGCCTACGTCCGCTTCTGGACCGTCAAGGCACTGCTGCACGCCAACCCGATGATCCTGTTCACCGGCAACCCGCTGTACGTCCTGTACCTGCGGGCCCTGGGCGCCCGTATCGGCCGGGGCGTCACGATCCTGTCCCACTCGGTGCCGGTCTGCACCGACCTGCTGACGGTCGGCGCCGGCACGGTGATCCGCAAGGACGCCCTGTTCCTCGGCTACCGGGCGCACGGGGGCCGGATCCGCACCGGACCGGTCACCCTGGGCCGGGACGTGTTCGTCGGCGAGAAGACCGTCCTCGACATCGGCACCTCCATCGGCGACGGCGGCCAGCTCGGCCACTCCTCCGCGCTGTACGACGGCGCCGCCGTCCCCGCCGGGCAGCGCTGGCACGGCTCCCCGGCCCGCCCCACCGACGTCGACCACGTCCGTGTCCCGGCCACCCGCTGCGGCACCGCGCGCCGGGCCGGCTACGCCCTCGTGGCCCTGCTCCAGACACTGCTGGTGTACGTCCCGCTCGGCATCGGCGGCGCCTTCCTGGTGATGGAGCTCGTCCCGGCGCTGGACCCGCTGCTCGAACCGAACGCGAAGGAACTGGCGTCGGCGGCCTTCTACGCCGAGGCACTGGCCCTGTCCGTCGCCCTCTTCGCCGGTTTCGTGGTCCTCGGCTTCCTCACCGTCACGGTGCTGCCGCGGCTGCTGAACCTGACCCTGAAGGCGGACCGGGTCTATCCGCTGTACGGCTTCCACTACTCGGTGCAGCGCGCGATCGCCCGCATGACCAACGTCAAGTTCTTCAAGTGGCTGTGCGGCGACAGCTCGTACATCGTCCCCTACCTGCGGTCCCTCGGCTACGACCTCTCGCACGTCGAGCAGACCGGCTCGAACTTCGGCACCGAGGTGTCGCACGAGACGCCGTACCTGGCCACCGTCGGCAGCGGCACGATGGTCGCCGACGGGCTCTCGATCCTCAACGCCGAGTACTCCAGCACGTCGTTCCGCCTCTCGCGGGTGGCGATCGGGCCGCGCAACTTCCTCGGCAACCACATCGCCTACCCGGTCGGCGGCCGTACCGGCGACAACTGCCTGCTCGCCACCAAGGTGCTGGTCCCGCTCGGCGGTGAACTGCGCGAGGGTGTGGGCCTGCTGGGCTCACCGCCGTTCGAGATCCCGCGCACGGTGGAGCGCGACACCCGCTTCGACCACTTCCGCGAGGGCGACGAACTGCGGCGCCGGCTGTCCGGCAAGAACCGCTCCAATGCCCGTTCGATGGCCCTGTTCCTGTTCCTGCGCTGGCTGCACTGGTTCCTGCTGACGCTGCTCGGCTTCGCGGCCGTCGATCTCCAGGGCGGTCGGAGCGCCCTCGGCGGCCTGCTCATCGGCGGCTACCTGATGGCCGGACTCGCGGTGACCGTCGGCTACTGGGCGCTGGTGGAGCGCGTGATCACCCGGTTCCGGCCGCTGACGCCGCGGCTGTGCTCCATCTACGACCCGTACTTCTGGTGGCACGAGCGGCTGTGGAAGGTGCCGGACGAGCATCTCGCCGTGTTCAACGGCACCCCGTTCAAGAGCCTGGTCTGGCGGCTGCTGGGCGTGCGGATCGGCCGCCGGGTCTTCGACGACGGCTGCTACATCACCGAGCGGACGCTGGTCGCGATCGGCACCGACACCACACTCGGCCACCACTCCAAGGTGCAGGCCCACTCCCAGGAGGACGGCACCTTCAAGTCCGACCACATCGTCATCGGCGACGGCTGCACCGTCGGGGCGGGCGCGCTGGTCCACTACGGCGTCGCGATGGGCGAGGGCGCCGTGCTCGGTGCCGACGCCTTCCTGATGAAGGGCGAGGAGATGCCGGCGGGGGCGCACTGGGGCGGGAATCCGGCGGTGGCGCTGCGTCGCGCCTGA
- a CDS encoding NmrA family NAD(P)-binding protein, producing the protein MTQNARNMTVVVTGASGRTGSRVARSAEAAGLTVRAASRAQGFDWQDRSTWAEVLRGADAAYLVYPSDIGAPGAAEAIGAVAREAVGIGVRQLVLLSSRGQDRARDAEEALHASGADWTVVRAAWFAQNFSEGPLVEGLRLSGELVFPAGEVPEPFVDVRDIGDVVAAVLGSPDRYAGETVTVSGPRLLTFGEAVTEIAKATGRELTYRAVSPQQYGENLVGFGVPAKEAEALVEAFAQLLDGRNAYLSDGVRQVLGREPRDFADFAREAAAAGTWKL; encoded by the coding sequence ATGACACAGAACGCGCGGAACATGACGGTGGTGGTGACCGGTGCCTCGGGTCGTACGGGCAGCCGGGTGGCGCGGTCCGCGGAGGCGGCGGGGCTGACGGTCCGGGCGGCCTCGCGGGCGCAGGGGTTCGACTGGCAGGACCGCTCGACATGGGCCGAGGTGTTGCGGGGCGCGGACGCGGCGTACCTCGTGTACCCCTCGGACATCGGCGCTCCGGGGGCCGCCGAGGCGATCGGGGCGGTCGCTCGGGAGGCGGTGGGGATCGGCGTACGGCAGCTGGTGCTGCTGTCGTCGCGGGGGCAGGACCGGGCGCGGGACGCGGAGGAGGCACTGCATGCGTCGGGGGCCGACTGGACGGTCGTACGGGCCGCGTGGTTCGCGCAGAACTTCAGCGAGGGGCCGTTGGTGGAAGGGCTTCGGCTGAGCGGGGAGCTGGTGTTTCCGGCGGGTGAGGTGCCGGAGCCGTTCGTGGACGTGCGGGACATCGGGGACGTGGTGGCGGCCGTGCTGGGGTCGCCGGACCGGTATGCCGGAGAGACGGTCACCGTCTCGGGACCTCGGCTGCTGACGTTCGGCGAGGCGGTCACGGAGATCGCGAAGGCGACGGGGCGGGAACTGACGTACCGGGCGGTGTCGCCTCAGCAGTACGGGGAGAACCTGGTCGGGTTCGGGGTGCCGGCCAAGGAGGCGGAGGCGCTGGTGGAGGCGTTCGCGCAGCTGCTGGACGGGCGCAACGCGTATCTGTCGGACGGGGTGCGGCAGGTTCTCGGCCGTGAGCCGCGGGACTTCGCCGACTTCGCGAGGGAGGCGGCGGCCGCGGGTACGTGGAAGCTCTGA
- a CDS encoding TauD/TfdA family dioxygenase translates to MSSMNLLPNPDVAPDSPPILHAKPADDPASWAAEHHDTLRALVREHGGVLVRGLGLSDPATTEAVFRRLTSGLMPDREPFAPRRSYGGGVYSTTKWPPNQQMCMHHEVSYGLEFPGLLLFACLEAPATGGATALADASAVLRDLPRELVSRFEREGWLLTRSYHEEIGASVEEAFGTDDRAAVERYCRRNAIEFAWQSDGSLHTRQRRGAVLRHPDSGLPCWFNQIAFLNEWTMEPEVHEYLVEMYGADGLPFNTRFGDGDPIDADVVGTINEVYDAHTVREPWQDGDLLLVDNIRTAHSREPFEGPREVLAALGNPVARTDGEVSGV, encoded by the coding sequence ATGTCCTCCATGAATCTCCTTCCGAACCCGGACGTGGCCCCGGACAGTCCGCCGATCCTGCATGCCAAGCCCGCCGACGATCCGGCGAGTTGGGCCGCCGAGCACCACGACACCCTGCGGGCCCTCGTCCGCGAACACGGTGGCGTCCTGGTGCGCGGCCTGGGCCTTTCGGACCCCGCGACCACCGAGGCCGTCTTCCGGCGGCTGACCAGCGGTCTGATGCCCGACCGCGAGCCCTTCGCGCCGCGGCGCAGCTACGGGGGCGGCGTGTACTCCACGACCAAGTGGCCGCCGAACCAGCAGATGTGCATGCACCACGAGGTCAGCTACGGCCTGGAGTTCCCGGGTCTGCTCCTGTTCGCCTGTCTGGAGGCGCCGGCGACCGGGGGCGCGACCGCGCTCGCCGACGCGTCGGCGGTGCTGCGGGACCTGCCCCGCGAGCTGGTCTCCCGCTTCGAGCGCGAGGGCTGGCTGCTGACCCGCTCGTACCACGAGGAGATCGGCGCGTCGGTGGAGGAGGCGTTCGGCACGGACGACCGCGCCGCCGTCGAGCGCTACTGCCGCCGGAACGCCATCGAGTTCGCCTGGCAGAGCGACGGCTCCCTGCACACCCGGCAGCGGCGCGGCGCGGTGCTCCGGCACCCGGACTCCGGCCTGCCCTGCTGGTTCAACCAGATCGCGTTCCTCAACGAGTGGACCATGGAGCCGGAAGTGCACGAATACCTGGTGGAGATGTACGGCGCCGACGGGCTGCCCTTCAACACCCGCTTCGGCGACGGCGATCCGATCGACGCGGACGTCGTGGGGACGATCAACGAGGTGTACGACGCCCATACCGTGCGTGAGCCGTGGCAGGACGGGGATCTGCTGCTCGTCGACAACATCCGTACGGCGCACAGCCGCGAGCCCTTCGAGGGACCGCGCGAGGTGCTGGCCGCGCTCGGCAACCCGGTGGCGCGCACCGACGGCGAGGTGAGCGGCGTATGA
- a CDS encoding non-ribosomal peptide synthetase, translated as METVPHRTPGPIPDVTEYTVPLPDGTPSDPAALLTAHARVLAALSGETEGAPGDELRVTVTDGTLRLSHRTGAFDTEAAARIAGYHLTALADPDRRSLLSEEELRFQLEELAGPVRELLDRRVHELFEERVGKHPDAVAAVQGERRWTYAELNSRANQIGRALLARGLKAEGVVAVVMERDLDWMAAVLGVFKAGGVYLPVEPHFPAERVSRTLSRAGCELVVTERGSTGSLSMTTATTLFVDAAYAESHADDDLGIPVAADQLAYIYFTSGSTGEPKGAMCEHAGFVNHVLAKVEDLGFGEDDVVAQTAPQCFDISLWQLLAGPVVGGRTLVIDQETVLDVPRFVDTVVRERVNVLQVVPSYLEAVLAELGQRPRELADLRCVSVTGEAVKRELVQRWFATAPGIRLANAYGLTETSDDTNHEVMDQVPDGDRVPLGRPVRNVRVYVVDEDLVPVPLGAPGEIVFSGVCVGRGYVNDPERTAAAFMEDPYRPGERLYRSGDVGRWRSDGRLEFLGRRDTQIKIRGFRVEIGEIENALLRVAGVRDGAVVVVRGTQLAAFCAGPEPVGADAVRERLAASLPAYMVPAVVHWREHLPLTANGKTDRRTLTALAEDLDAAVAGEPVTAGERRLADAWAEVLGVPADRIGRLDHFFDRGGTSLSAVRLAIALDRAITLKDVVRHPVLADLAGLLDRQH; from the coding sequence ATGGAAACAGTTCCGCACCGCACGCCCGGTCCGATACCGGACGTCACCGAGTACACGGTCCCGCTGCCCGACGGCACACCGTCCGATCCGGCCGCGCTGCTGACGGCCCACGCCAGGGTGCTGGCGGCCCTCTCGGGCGAGACGGAGGGCGCTCCCGGCGACGAGCTGCGCGTCACCGTCACCGACGGCACGCTGCGGCTGAGCCACCGCACCGGCGCCTTCGACACCGAGGCAGCCGCCCGCATCGCCGGCTACCACCTCACCGCGCTCGCCGACCCGGACCGCAGGAGCCTGCTGTCCGAGGAAGAACTCCGTTTCCAGCTCGAGGAGTTGGCGGGACCGGTCCGTGAACTCCTGGACCGGCGGGTGCACGAGCTCTTCGAGGAGCGGGTCGGCAAGCACCCGGACGCCGTGGCGGCCGTACAGGGCGAGCGGCGGTGGACGTACGCCGAGCTCAACTCCCGGGCCAACCAGATCGGCCGGGCGCTGCTGGCCCGCGGCCTCAAGGCCGAGGGTGTCGTCGCCGTCGTCATGGAGCGCGACCTGGACTGGATGGCGGCCGTGCTCGGCGTGTTCAAGGCCGGCGGGGTGTATCTGCCCGTCGAGCCGCACTTCCCGGCCGAGCGGGTGTCCAGGACGTTGTCCCGGGCGGGCTGCGAGCTCGTCGTCACCGAGCGGGGCAGCACCGGCTCGCTCTCCATGACGACGGCCACCACGCTGTTCGTGGACGCCGCGTACGCCGAGAGCCACGCGGACGACGATCTCGGGATCCCGGTCGCGGCGGACCAGCTGGCCTACATCTACTTCACGTCCGGCTCCACCGGCGAACCCAAGGGCGCGATGTGCGAGCACGCCGGCTTCGTCAACCACGTGCTCGCCAAGGTCGAGGACCTGGGGTTCGGCGAGGACGACGTGGTCGCGCAGACCGCGCCGCAGTGCTTCGACATCTCCCTGTGGCAGCTGCTCGCCGGGCCGGTCGTCGGCGGGCGGACGCTGGTCATCGACCAGGAGACCGTCCTGGACGTGCCGCGGTTCGTGGACACCGTGGTCCGGGAGCGGGTCAACGTGCTCCAGGTCGTGCCGTCGTACCTCGAGGCCGTCCTCGCGGAGTTGGGACAGCGGCCGCGCGAACTGGCCGACCTGCGCTGTGTGTCGGTGACCGGCGAGGCGGTGAAGCGGGAGCTGGTGCAGCGCTGGTTCGCCACCGCGCCCGGTATCCGCCTCGCCAACGCCTACGGGCTGACCGAGACCTCCGACGACACCAACCACGAGGTCATGGACCAGGTGCCGGATGGCGACCGGGTCCCGCTCGGGCGGCCGGTGCGCAATGTGCGCGTGTACGTCGTCGACGAGGACCTGGTGCCCGTGCCGCTGGGCGCGCCGGGCGAGATCGTCTTCTCCGGGGTGTGCGTGGGGCGCGGGTACGTCAACGACCCCGAGCGCACCGCGGCCGCCTTCATGGAGGACCCGTACCGGCCCGGCGAGCGGCTCTACCGCAGCGGTGACGTGGGGCGCTGGCGGTCCGACGGCCGGCTGGAGTTCCTCGGCCGCCGGGACACCCAGATCAAGATCCGCGGTTTCCGCGTGGAGATCGGCGAGATCGAGAACGCGCTGCTGCGGGTGGCCGGGGTGCGGGACGGGGCCGTCGTGGTCGTACGGGGGACGCAGCTCGCCGCGTTCTGCGCCGGGCCCGAGCCGGTGGGCGCGGACGCGGTGCGGGAACGGCTGGCCGCGTCGCTGCCGGCCTACATGGTGCCCGCCGTCGTGCACTGGCGGGAGCACCTGCCGCTGACGGCCAACGGCAAGACCGACCGCCGGACGCTCACCGCGCTCGCCGAGGACCTCGACGCCGCCGTGGCGGGCGAGCCGGTGACGGCCGGCGAGCGGCGGCTCGCGGATGCCTGGGCCGAGGTGCTCGGTGTCCCCGCCGACCGGATCGGTCGCCTCGACCACTTCTTCGACCGCGGCGGCACCTCGCTGTCCGCCGTGCGTCTCGCGATCGCCCTGGACCGGGCGATCACCCTCAAGGACGTCGTCCGCCACCCGGTCCTCGCGGACCTGGCGGGCCTGCTCGACCGGCAGCACTGA
- a CDS encoding AraC family transcriptional regulator, which produces MDALAGLLEGPRARGAFMIRACFDPPWALRVEDRAPLTVMLMVRGDAWIVPDSGERIRLRPGDLAIARGPDPYTCADDPGTAPQALILPGAECRYPDGRALNGSMDLGVRTWGDRLDGETVVLIGTYLMEGEISNRLLDALPPLLSLTTDVWECPLTPLLMEEIVRDEPGQEVVLDRMLDLLVIAALRAWFSRPEAEAPAWYAALADPVVGRVLRLVQDDPAHPWTVASLAAKAGVSRAALARRFSELVGEPVMTYLTGWRLALAADLLRGSPSTLEAIARQVGYGSAFALSSAFKRGYGVSPQEFRVRAGGGRP; this is translated from the coding sequence ATGGACGCTCTGGCAGGCCTGCTGGAAGGACCGCGGGCGCGTGGCGCCTTCATGATCCGTGCGTGTTTCGACCCGCCGTGGGCGCTGCGGGTGGAGGACCGGGCGCCGTTGACGGTCATGCTGATGGTCCGTGGCGACGCCTGGATCGTGCCCGACTCGGGCGAGCGGATCCGGCTGCGCCCCGGCGACCTCGCCATCGCCCGCGGCCCCGACCCCTACACGTGCGCCGACGACCCCGGTACGGCCCCGCAGGCACTGATCCTGCCCGGCGCGGAGTGCCGCTACCCCGACGGGCGGGCCCTGAACGGCTCGATGGACCTCGGGGTGCGCACCTGGGGCGACCGGCTCGACGGCGAGACGGTGGTCCTCATCGGGACGTATCTGATGGAGGGCGAGATCAGCAATCGGCTTCTGGACGCGCTGCCGCCGCTGCTGTCGCTCACCACCGACGTGTGGGAGTGCCCGCTGACCCCGCTCCTCATGGAGGAGATCGTGCGCGACGAGCCGGGGCAGGAGGTCGTCCTGGACCGGATGCTGGACCTGCTGGTCATCGCGGCGCTCCGGGCCTGGTTCTCCCGGCCCGAGGCGGAGGCACCCGCCTGGTACGCGGCGCTGGCGGACCCTGTCGTGGGGCGGGTGCTGCGGCTGGTGCAGGACGATCCCGCGCATCCCTGGACGGTGGCGTCCCTGGCGGCCAAGGCCGGCGTCTCGCGTGCCGCGCTCGCTCGGCGGTTCAGCGAGCTGGTGGGGGAGCCGGTGATGACGTATCTGACCGGATGGCGGCTGGCCTTGGCGGCGGATCTGCTGCGGGGGAGTCCGTCGACGCTCGAGGCGATCGCCCGACAGGTGGGGTACGGAAGCGCGTTCGCGCTGTCCAGTGCGTTCAAGAGGGGATACGGGGTCAGCCCGCAGGAGTTTCGGGTGCGGGCCGGCGGGGGCCGACCGTAG